One region of Mucilaginibacter sp. 14171R-50 genomic DNA includes:
- a CDS encoding heparan-alpha-glucosaminide N-acetyltransferase domain-containing protein → MSNLINRIRSIDAFRAVTMFLMIFVNDLDGVPNTPVWLKHADVNADALGLADTIFPAFLFIVGLSIPYAFKKRLYNQDAKLPLRIVTRSFALVFIGFFHANMETYNDPATLLPQPVWESLATFSFFFIFLDYSKKSGRTRYLLQGFGIALLATMCILYKSTDPNHPWLHLTWWGILGLIGWSYLVCGLIYYYSNGVLWVQAAAWIFFMFFNIDFHFGMLNFLNGIQKYMWIAGNGAMQAFTMAGVFVSVMYMRLNQNKEIKMLWVGLLLIAVILFNLGFIVRYFSGGISKMRDTPSWVLICTGISLVLYAFFIFLVDFKHKFHWFKVIEPAGTNTFTCYLLPFLFYPLYQMTDLGYPEYFDQGTGGLIKCVIFSFIMVWLTGLLQKINVRLKI, encoded by the coding sequence ATGAGTAATTTAATTAACCGCATCAGGTCAATTGATGCGTTTCGTGCGGTTACCATGTTCCTGATGATCTTTGTAAATGATCTGGATGGAGTGCCAAACACCCCTGTATGGCTCAAACATGCAGATGTAAATGCCGACGCTTTAGGACTTGCCGATACCATCTTCCCCGCCTTTTTATTTATCGTAGGCTTATCAATACCCTACGCGTTTAAAAAACGCCTGTATAACCAGGATGCCAAGCTGCCCCTGCGCATTGTTACCCGGTCTTTCGCGCTGGTGTTTATTGGGTTTTTCCACGCCAATATGGAAACCTATAACGACCCTGCCACCCTGTTACCACAACCCGTTTGGGAAAGCCTGGCCACCTTCAGCTTCTTCTTTATCTTTTTAGATTACAGCAAAAAATCGGGGCGAACGCGATACCTGTTGCAGGGTTTTGGCATAGCACTGCTGGCAACCATGTGCATCCTTTACAAGAGTACCGACCCAAACCACCCTTGGCTGCATTTAACCTGGTGGGGCATACTGGGGCTTATCGGGTGGTCGTACCTGGTGTGCGGGTTAATTTACTACTACAGCAACGGCGTATTATGGGTGCAGGCCGCCGCCTGGATCTTCTTCATGTTCTTCAATATCGATTTCCACTTTGGGATGCTGAATTTTCTGAACGGCATACAAAAATACATGTGGATAGCCGGCAACGGCGCTATGCAGGCCTTTACAATGGCAGGCGTATTTGTATCGGTAATGTATATGCGCCTAAACCAAAATAAAGAAATCAAGATGCTTTGGGTGGGCCTGCTGCTTATTGCGGTAATACTGTTTAACCTGGGCTTTATAGTACGCTACTTTAGCGGCGGCATCTCAAAAATGCGCGATACCCCCTCGTGGGTGCTCATATGTACCGGCATCAGTTTGGTACTGTACGCATTTTTTATCTTCCTGGTTGATTTTAAGCACAAGTTTCATTGGTTTAAGGTGATAGAACCCGCGGGCACCAACACCTTTACCTGCTACCTGCTGCCCTTTTTGTTTTACCCCCTTTACCAAATGACCGACCTGGGCTACCCCGAATACTTTGACCAGGGCACCGGCGGACTCATCAAATGCGTCATCTTTTCGTTTATAATGGTGTGGCTAACCGGCCTGCTGCAAAAAATAAACGTACGGCTCAAGATATAA
- a CDS encoding 2-hydroxyacid dehydrogenase, which yields MKNNILIVDDLHPAFMEQAEGFGYTCNYQPDMKLEEAFAIIDNYDGLAIRSKFQVDKAFIDQAKNLRFICRAGAGMDNIDEEYALARGIKLINAPEGNMDAVGEHAVGMLLSLMNNLNTADAEIRAGSWRREENRGHELKGRTVGIIGYGYMGSSFAKKLSGFGVEVIAYDKYKTGFSDKYAREVSMEEIVKRSDVLSLHIPLTKETNGMVDDEYFFHFKKPIFFLNMARGKVVKTQAVLNAIRQGKIIGAGLDVLEVEKFPALGEQEWFVELRKSGKVILSPHVAGWTFDSYRKISEVMAQKLGELGLASL from the coding sequence TTGAAAAATAACATCCTTATTGTAGACGACCTGCACCCCGCCTTTATGGAACAGGCCGAAGGTTTTGGTTATACCTGCAATTACCAGCCTGATATGAAATTAGAAGAAGCTTTTGCCATTATAGACAATTATGATGGCCTGGCTATCCGGTCGAAGTTTCAGGTAGATAAGGCCTTTATAGACCAGGCTAAAAACCTGCGCTTTATTTGCCGGGCCGGGGCCGGTATGGATAATATTGATGAGGAGTACGCCCTGGCCCGCGGCATTAAATTAATTAACGCTCCCGAAGGGAATATGGATGCGGTTGGCGAGCACGCCGTTGGTATGCTGCTATCCCTGATGAATAATTTGAACACTGCCGATGCCGAGATACGCGCCGGCAGCTGGCGCCGGGAAGAAAACCGGGGACACGAATTAAAAGGCCGTACCGTGGGCATTATCGGCTACGGTTATATGGGCAGCAGCTTCGCCAAAAAGCTATCCGGCTTTGGGGTAGAGGTTATTGCTTATGATAAATACAAGACCGGCTTTAGCGATAAATATGCGCGCGAGGTAAGCATGGAAGAAATTGTCAAGCGCAGTGATGTGCTAAGCCTGCATATCCCCCTTACCAAAGAAACCAACGGCATGGTGGATGATGAATACTTCTTTCATTTTAAAAAACCCATATTTTTTTTGAATATGGCCCGCGGTAAGGTGGTTAAAACACAAGCGGTGCTTAACGCCATCAGGCAGGGGAAAATTATCGGTGCGGGCTTGGATGTGCTCGAGGTTGAAAAATTCCCGGCGCTGGGCGAGCAGGAATGGTTTGTGGAACTGCGCAAAAGCGGCAAAGTGATTTTAAGCCCGCATGTTGCCGGGTGGACATTTGACAGCTACCGTAAGATAAGCGAAGTAATGGCGCAGAAGCTCGGGGAGTTGGGCCTCGCGTCTTTATAG
- the greA gene encoding transcription elongation factor GreA, whose amino-acid sequence MAEVSYFTKDGLEKLKEELQYLKTTGRANIAKAIAEARDKGDLSENAEYDAAKEAQGLHETKIAQMQETLANARLLDESKLDTSKVLALSIVKIKNVKNGATMTYQLVSESEADLKAGKISVASPIAKGLLGKSVGETTEITVPAGKIEFEILEISR is encoded by the coding sequence ATGGCAGAAGTATCATACTTTACCAAGGATGGTTTAGAAAAACTAAAAGAAGAATTACAATACTTAAAAACTACAGGCCGCGCAAATATTGCAAAGGCTATAGCAGAGGCACGCGATAAAGGTGACCTATCGGAAAATGCCGAGTACGATGCCGCGAAAGAGGCACAAGGACTACACGAAACCAAAATAGCCCAGATGCAGGAAACCCTGGCAAACGCGCGCTTGCTTGATGAATCAAAACTGGATACCTCAAAGGTGTTAGCCCTATCTATAGTGAAGATAAAAAATGTGAAGAACGGCGCTACCATGACCTACCAGCTGGTGTCGGAAAGCGAAGCCGACCTTAAGGCGGGAAAAATTTCTGTAGCATCGCCTATTGCAAAAGGCCTGCTTGGTAAATCGGTTGGCGAAACCACCGAGATAACCGTACCTGCAGGTAAGATAGAATTTGAGATACTGGAAATTAGCAGGTAG
- the rsmA gene encoding 16S rRNA (adenine(1518)-N(6)/adenine(1519)-N(6))-dimethyltransferase RsmA — protein MTLVRAKKHLGQHFLTDKNIASKIVESLRPAGKYKQVLEVGPGMGILSDFLLQKAEYETFLIDIDTESYAFLKKKYPALGDRLINDDFLELDFKAKFDSQMAVIGNFPYNISSQILFKILDHRDQVHEVVGMFQKEVAERCAAKPGSKEYGILSVFLQAYYKVEYLFTVKAGVFNPPPKVLSAVIRLTRNETAELACDEKLFWQVVKAGFNQRRKTLRNAVSSLINKEKMVDNKTLDLRAERLSVADFVALTNEIAMSR, from the coding sequence ATGACATTAGTAAGAGCAAAAAAACATTTAGGGCAACACTTTCTTACTGATAAAAACATCGCCTCCAAAATTGTTGAAAGCCTGCGCCCGGCGGGCAAATACAAGCAAGTGCTGGAGGTTGGTCCGGGTATGGGGATCCTGTCGGATTTTTTACTGCAAAAGGCCGAATACGAAACCTTTCTGATTGATATTGATACCGAATCGTACGCTTTCCTGAAAAAGAAATACCCCGCACTTGGCGACAGGCTTATAAACGACGATTTCCTGGAACTGGACTTTAAAGCCAAATTTGATAGCCAAATGGCGGTTATCGGTAACTTCCCTTATAATATATCTTCGCAGATACTTTTTAAGATACTGGACCACCGCGACCAGGTGCACGAGGTGGTAGGTATGTTCCAAAAAGAGGTGGCCGAGCGTTGTGCCGCCAAGCCAGGCAGTAAGGAGTATGGCATCCTGAGCGTTTTTTTGCAAGCCTATTATAAGGTAGAATATTTATTTACCGTGAAAGCCGGAGTTTTCAATCCCCCGCCAAAGGTGTTATCGGCGGTTATCAGGCTAACCCGCAACGAAACTGCCGAACTGGCATGCGACGAAAAACTTTTCTGGCAGGTGGTAAAGGCAGGCTTTAACCAGCGCCGCAAAACGCTGCGCAACGCGGTATCATCGCTGATAAATAAGGAAAAAATGGTGGATAATAAAACGCTCGACCTGCGGGCAGAGCGCCTGAGCGTGGCCGATTTTGTAGCGCTTACCAATGAAATTGCAATGAGCAGGTAA
- a CDS encoding HIT family protein, which yields MSIFSKIIAGEIPAHKVAETNEFLAFLDISPLAEGHVLVIPKKEVDYIFDLDDETYLGLQMFAKIVARGIKQAIPCKKVGVAVIGLEVPHTHIHLIPMNRVDDMNFSRPKLSPTQDELAATAKKIVEALREVTHPN from the coding sequence ATGAGCATCTTTTCAAAAATCATAGCAGGCGAGATACCGGCCCATAAGGTTGCCGAAACCAACGAGTTTTTGGCTTTTTTAGATATCAGTCCATTAGCAGAGGGGCACGTGCTGGTTATCCCCAAAAAAGAAGTGGATTATATTTTTGACCTTGACGACGAAACCTACCTGGGTTTGCAGATGTTTGCCAAAATAGTAGCCCGCGGAATTAAGCAAGCCATCCCTTGTAAAAAGGTTGGTGTAGCCGTTATTGGGTTAGAAGTGCCGCACACGCACATCCATTTAATACCCATGAATAGGGTTGACGATATGAACTTTTCCCGCCCAAAGCTTTCACCAACGCAGGATGAACTGGCCGCTACGGCAAAAAAAATTGTTGAAGCATTAAGGGAAGTTACACATCCAAATTAA
- a CDS encoding family 20 glycosylhydrolase: protein MIINHLPKKAFLALAFLFAVIMQTSAQTPGDDPHLGIIPAPASVIKNKGVFVFSQLTQVKADNPKDKTIAFLRDFLLNNRHFNNRFGKYNPRSRSNRGTTLILTAKGAENLPTEGYKLTITPHRITIIGKGAGLFYGMQTFMQLFPVTTSGTEKLPCVVIEDAPRFGYRGMMLDVSRHFFTVPQVKQVIELLATYKINNFHWHLVDGQGWRIEIKKYPKLTSVGAYRQQTMFGTNRDWPDSLTYGGYYTQDDIRDVVKFAADRFINIVPEIEMPAHCEAALRAYPELKCEQPADSKTNARAYNNLFCPTEKTFGFLEDVLTEVMALFPGKYIHIGGDEANKQPWKESAFVQNLIKEKDLKDENGVQSYFIQRMEKFINSKGRNIIGWDEILEGGLAPNATVMSWTGEEGGIAAAKQKHNVIMTPQTTGNYFDHYQSGSPQEPVSFGRYATLDETYNYDPVSKELTPEEQQYIIGTQGNLWTEYVPTMAKLQYQIFPRLFALSEVAWSLPANKDYDNFANVRLANHFARLDAKGYNYRVPTAMPVIDTMVFGQRFIWAPKSVVPGAKIYYTLNGRDPLDTDLEYNGTPIVFAIPANEKREFKTRVITPSGRRSIATRVLMYNRALLPAVNYTANKPGLSYKLIKSKFTTPEQLDYATAKDSAITDRLNAEQFKKDNPSLGMVYNGYINIPADGAYNFTQASYTDTQVFIDGQQITEAEPALPLAKGYHTIKVKYIYNQPVLQPGAYRIRQTPLKVFITAPGGSKEEINAANLFN, encoded by the coding sequence ATGATCATAAACCATTTACCTAAAAAAGCATTTTTAGCTTTAGCCTTTTTATTTGCTGTAATAATGCAAACCAGCGCCCAAACCCCTGGCGACGACCCGCACCTGGGTATTATCCCGGCGCCGGCATCTGTTATCAAAAATAAAGGGGTGTTTGTATTTAGCCAGCTTACACAGGTAAAGGCCGATAACCCTAAAGACAAAACCATTGCTTTTTTAAGGGATTTTTTACTGAATAACCGCCATTTTAACAACAGGTTTGGCAAGTATAACCCCAGGTCGAGATCAAACAGGGGCACTACGCTGATCCTAACAGCAAAAGGAGCCGAAAACCTGCCGACGGAGGGCTATAAACTTACCATAACGCCGCATCGCATTACTATTATAGGTAAAGGAGCGGGCTTATTTTATGGGATGCAAACATTTATGCAGCTGTTCCCCGTAACAACATCGGGCACCGAAAAGCTGCCTTGCGTGGTTATTGAAGATGCGCCGCGCTTTGGTTACAGGGGTATGATGCTTGATGTATCGCGCCACTTTTTTACCGTGCCGCAAGTTAAGCAGGTGATAGAACTGCTGGCTACGTATAAGATCAATAATTTTCACTGGCATTTGGTTGACGGGCAGGGCTGGCGGATCGAGATCAAAAAATACCCGAAGCTAACTTCGGTTGGCGCTTATCGCCAGCAAACCATGTTCGGCACCAACCGCGACTGGCCCGACAGCCTAACCTATGGCGGATATTACACCCAGGACGATATACGCGACGTGGTGAAATTTGCTGCCGACAGGTTTATAAACATAGTGCCCGAAATTGAGATGCCTGCGCATTGCGAAGCCGCTTTGCGGGCGTATCCCGAACTGAAGTGTGAACAGCCGGCCGATAGTAAGACCAATGCCCGTGCTTACAACAACCTGTTTTGCCCAACCGAAAAAACGTTCGGCTTTTTAGAGGATGTACTTACCGAAGTGATGGCGCTTTTCCCGGGCAAATACATACACATTGGCGGCGACGAGGCCAATAAGCAACCCTGGAAAGAGTCGGCTTTTGTACAAAATTTGATAAAGGAGAAAGACCTGAAAGATGAGAACGGTGTGCAAAGCTATTTTATACAACGGATGGAAAAATTCATCAACAGCAAGGGGCGCAATATTATTGGCTGGGACGAGATACTGGAAGGCGGCCTGGCGCCAAACGCTACCGTAATGAGCTGGACAGGCGAAGAAGGCGGCATAGCGGCTGCCAAACAAAAACACAACGTTATTATGACGCCGCAAACTACCGGCAACTACTTTGACCACTACCAGAGCGGTTCGCCGCAGGAGCCGGTATCGTTTGGCCGGTACGCCACGCTGGACGAGACCTATAATTACGACCCGGTATCAAAAGAACTGACACCCGAAGAGCAGCAATACATTATTGGTACCCAGGGCAACCTGTGGACGGAGTACGTGCCCACGATGGCTAAGCTGCAGTACCAGATATTCCCGCGCTTATTTGCTTTAAGCGAAGTGGCCTGGAGCCTGCCTGCCAATAAGGATTATGACAATTTTGCCAATGTGCGCCTGGCTAACCACTTTGCGCGGTTAGATGCAAAGGGGTATAACTACCGCGTACCAACAGCAATGCCGGTTATAGATACCATGGTATTTGGTCAGCGATTTATCTGGGCACCGAAAAGCGTGGTGCCGGGGGCTAAAATATACTATACCCTAAACGGCCGCGACCCGCTGGATACCGACCTGGAATATAACGGCACCCCTATTGTTTTCGCTATCCCGGCAAACGAGAAGCGCGAGTTTAAAACACGGGTTATTACGCCATCGGGCAGGCGCAGTATTGCTACAAGGGTATTGATGTACAATCGAGCGCTGCTGCCCGCCGTAAACTACACCGCTAACAAACCGGGCTTGAGCTACAAGCTGATAAAAAGCAAATTTACCACGCCCGAACAATTGGATTATGCAACCGCAAAAGACTCGGCCATAACCGACAGACTGAATGCTGAACAATTTAAAAAGGATAACCCCAGCCTTGGCATGGTTTACAATGGCTATATAAACATCCCTGCAGATGGCGCGTATAATTTCACCCAGGCATCCTACACCGATACCCAGGTATTTATCGATGGACAGCAGATCACCGAGGCTGAGCCGGCGCTGCCCCTGGCCAAAGGATACCACACCATCAAGGTGAAATATATTTATAACCAGCCTGTGTTGCAGCCCGGTGCTTACCGGATAAGGCAAACGCCGTTAAAGGTTTTTATCACCGCTCCGGGAGGTAGCAAAGAGGAGATAAATGCGGCAAATCTGTTTAATTAA
- the pdxA gene encoding 4-hydroxythreonine-4-phosphate dehydrogenase PdxA: MSDKPKIGISIGDINGIGLEIIIKTLADNRIYDYCTPIVYGHTKVASFHRRATDVNEFNFNVIDHPANAQHRKANMINCWEEDVKIEPGQVTAEGGKYAYISLQRATDDLLTGNIDGLVTAPINKDNIQNEEFSFPGHTEYLQHRDSKTESLMFLVSETLRVGVVTGHIPVSKIAESITTDKIVHKLKLMNASLQDDFWVRKPKIAVLGLNPHAGDNGLIGSEEKDIIIPAIEESRNNDVLAFGPYPADGFFANGTYMQFDAVLAMYHDQGLIPFKQIAFESGVNYTAGLSFVRTSPDHGTAYDIAGKNRASAVSFREALFTAIHLIKHRRETAELNENPLVFAKLSRDRD, from the coding sequence ATGAGCGACAAACCTAAAATAGGAATAAGTATTGGCGATATTAACGGGATAGGACTTGAGATCATTATTAAAACCCTGGCCGACAACCGCATATACGACTATTGTACCCCTATTGTTTACGGACATACCAAGGTAGCATCGTTCCATCGCCGCGCTACCGATGTGAACGAGTTTAACTTTAACGTGATAGACCACCCCGCCAATGCGCAGCACCGCAAGGCCAACATGATAAACTGCTGGGAAGAGGATGTTAAAATTGAACCCGGACAGGTAACCGCCGAAGGGGGAAAGTATGCCTACATATCGCTGCAGCGCGCCACCGACGACCTGCTGACGGGTAACATAGATGGTTTGGTAACCGCGCCTATCAACAAAGATAATATCCAGAACGAGGAGTTCAGTTTCCCAGGCCATACCGAGTATTTACAGCATCGCGACAGCAAAACCGAATCGCTGATGTTTTTGGTGAGCGAAACCCTGCGCGTTGGCGTAGTAACGGGGCACATCCCGGTATCAAAGATCGCAGAGAGCATCACCACCGATAAAATTGTGCACAAGCTAAAACTGATGAACGCCAGCCTGCAGGACGATTTTTGGGTACGCAAACCTAAGATAGCCGTACTGGGCCTTAACCCCCATGCCGGTGATAACGGACTAATTGGCAGCGAGGAGAAAGATATCATCATCCCCGCTATTGAAGAGTCCCGCAACAACGATGTGCTGGCCTTTGGCCCATACCCCGCCGACGGCTTTTTTGCCAACGGTACCTATATGCAGTTTGATGCCGTACTGGCCATGTACCACGACCAGGGGCTGATACCTTTTAAACAGATAGCCTTTGAATCGGGGGTGAACTATACAGCCGGATTGAGCTTTGTGCGCACCTCGCCCGATCATGGTACCGCATATGATATCGCCGGTAAAAACCGGGCATCTGCAGTATCGTTCCGCGAGGCTTTATTTACGGCTATACACCTGATTAAACATCGCCGCGAAACTGCCGAACTAAACGAAAACCCGCTTGTTTTTGCTAAGTTAAGCCGCGACAGGGATTAA
- a CDS encoding PfkB family carbohydrate kinase, which translates to MYDICCIGHITLDKIVTPRAVKHMAGGTAFYFSNAMRNMDVKYKLVTAVADSELPSVTALTDKGIDVKVLPSAHTVYFENIYGDNQDNRTQRVLQKADAFVAEDILDVEAVIFHLGPLLADDMSTGLIKDLFSRGNVSVDAQGYLREVIDKGVHAVDWADKREALQYIDILKVNEHELEVLTGNADIKEGAKVLAEWGVKEVVVTLGSMGSVIYADSVFYEIPAYKPIDVVDATGCGDTYMAGYLYKRVKGADIQKAGEFAAAMAGLKIETSGPFEGSEEDVLAMMSR; encoded by the coding sequence ATGTACGATATTTGCTGCATTGGCCACATTACCTTAGATAAAATTGTTACCCCAAGGGCTGTTAAACATATGGCCGGGGGCACCGCGTTTTACTTCTCCAACGCTATGCGAAACATGGATGTGAAATATAAACTTGTTACCGCGGTTGCTGATAGCGAGTTGCCCAGTGTAACCGCGTTAACTGATAAAGGCATTGATGTAAAGGTATTGCCAAGCGCCCATACCGTTTATTTTGAGAACATTTATGGCGACAACCAGGACAACCGCACCCAGCGTGTTTTACAAAAGGCCGATGCTTTTGTAGCCGAAGATATATTGGATGTGGAAGCCGTTATATTTCATTTAGGGCCGCTGCTGGCCGATGATATGTCGACCGGCTTGATCAAAGACCTGTTTAGCCGGGGAAATGTTTCTGTTGACGCGCAGGGCTACCTGCGCGAAGTAATTGATAAAGGGGTGCATGCTGTTGACTGGGCCGATAAGCGAGAGGCCTTGCAATATATTGATATACTGAAAGTAAACGAACATGAGCTGGAAGTGCTTACCGGCAACGCGGATATTAAGGAAGGCGCTAAAGTGCTGGCCGAGTGGGGCGTTAAAGAAGTAGTGGTAACCTTAGGCAGTATGGGCTCGGTTATTTATGCAGATAGTGTATTTTATGAGATCCCCGCCTACAAACCTATCGATGTGGTTGATGCCACCGGCTGCGGCGACACTTATATGGCGGGCTACCTGTACAAACGCGTTAAAGGTGCCGATATCCAGAAAGCAGGCGAATTTGCTGCCGCCATGGCCGGACTAAAAATTGAAACTTCCGGCCCGTTTGAGGGATCGGAAGAAGATGTTTTGGCGATGATGTCGAGGTAA